In Citrobacter sp. RHB25-C09, the following proteins share a genomic window:
- a CDS encoding M48 family metalloprotease: MNKNKIMLALAISAATLLVGCKSMNVNQLTSSGLTAFKAATLSDADAKALADAACKEMDTQNPVAKASSTYSKRLNKIATALGNNINNTPVTYKVYMTNDVNAWAMANGCVRVYSGLMDMMTDDEVKAVLGHELGHVALGHSRKAMQTAYATVAARDAIGASSGAAAALTQSQLGDVAEGIVNSAFSRSQESDADDFSYDLLKKRNIKTMGLVTSFEKLAKLSSGHEKSLFDSHPPSEERAQHIRDRIAADK, translated from the coding sequence ATGAATAAGAATAAAATTATGTTGGCCCTGGCGATTTCAGCGGCGACATTGCTGGTTGGCTGCAAAAGCATGAACGTAAACCAACTGACCTCCTCCGGCCTCACGGCCTTTAAAGCGGCCACCCTGAGCGACGCCGATGCCAAAGCGTTAGCAGATGCAGCCTGCAAAGAAATGGACACACAGAATCCCGTCGCGAAAGCGTCCAGCACCTACAGCAAACGTCTGAATAAGATCGCCACCGCCCTGGGCAACAATATCAACAATACCCCGGTGACGTATAAAGTTTACATGACCAACGACGTCAACGCGTGGGCGATGGCGAACGGCTGCGTGCGCGTATACAGCGGTCTGATGGACATGATGACCGATGATGAAGTGAAAGCCGTACTGGGCCACGAACTCGGCCACGTCGCGCTGGGCCATTCCCGCAAAGCGATGCAGACGGCGTATGCCACCGTGGCTGCCCGTGACGCCATTGGCGCTTCCAGCGGCGCAGCGGCAGCATTGACCCAGTCTCAGCTCGGTGATGTGGCAGAGGGCATTGTTAACTCGGCGTTCTCACGTAGCCAGGAAAGCGATGCAGATGACTTCTCGTATGACCTGCTGAAAAAACGCAACATCAAAACCATGGGACTGGTCACCAGCTTTGAAAAACTGGCGAAACTCTCCTCCGGCCATGAGAAATCCCTGTTCGATTCTCACCCGCCGTCAGAAGAACGTGCTCAGCATATTCGTGACCGTATTGCAGCCGATAAGTAA
- the nikR gene encoding nickel-responsive transcriptional regulator NikR — protein MQRVTITLDDELLETLDSLSQRRGYNNRSEAIRDILRSALAQETTQEHGNQGFAVLSYVYEHEKRDLASRIVSTQHHHHDLSVATLHVHINHDDCLEIAVLKGDMGEVQHFADDVIAQRGVRHGHLQCLPKED, from the coding sequence ATGCAACGTGTCACTATCACCCTCGACGACGAGCTCCTTGAAACACTGGACAGTCTGAGCCAGCGCCGTGGCTATAACAACCGTTCCGAAGCGATTCGCGACATTCTGCGCAGCGCGCTGGCACAAGAAACCACACAGGAGCACGGCAATCAGGGTTTTGCGGTCCTCTCGTATGTCTATGAACATGAGAAACGTGACCTGGCCAGCCGGATTGTCTCGACGCAGCACCATCACCATGATCTCTCCGTCGCCACACTTCATGTGCATATTAATCATGATGATTGTCTCGAAATCGCCGTCCTGAAAGGGGATATGGGCGAGGTACAACATTTCGCCGATGACGTCATCGCACAGCGCGGCGTGCGCCACGGTCATTTGCAGTGTTTACCGAAAGAAGATTAA
- the nikE gene encoding nickel import ATP-binding protein NikE — translation MTLLSVCDLSHSYAHSGFSGKHQQQTVLKDVSLSLKSGETVALLGRSGCGKSTLARLLVGLESPSQGSVSWRGEPLAKLNRAKQKAFRRDIQMVFQDSISAVNPRKTIGDILREPMRHLLSLSKKEQLARVREMLSAVDLDDSLLEKRPPQLSGGQLQRVCLARALVVEPQLLILDEAVSNLDLVLQAEVIGLLKKLQQQFGTACLFITHDLRLVERFCHRVMVMEEGQIVETQTVGETLTFSSEAGRVLQNAVLPAYPVRRRAIA, via the coding sequence ATGACTTTACTCAGCGTCTGTGACCTGTCGCATTCTTATGCGCATTCGGGGTTTAGCGGCAAACATCAGCAGCAAACGGTGCTAAAAGATGTCTCGCTAAGTTTGAAAAGTGGCGAAACCGTTGCTTTGCTGGGGCGCAGCGGCTGTGGTAAAAGCACGCTGGCGCGTCTGCTCGTCGGGCTGGAATCACCTTCACAGGGGAGCGTAAGCTGGCGTGGTGAACCGCTCGCGAAGCTGAACCGGGCGAAGCAAAAAGCGTTTCGCCGCGATATCCAGATGGTGTTTCAGGACTCTATCAGTGCGGTAAATCCGCGCAAAACGATAGGCGACATTCTGCGCGAACCGATGCGCCATCTGCTGTCACTCTCGAAAAAAGAGCAACTGGCGCGGGTGCGTGAGATGCTCAGCGCGGTTGATCTCGACGACAGCCTTCTGGAGAAACGTCCACCACAGCTCAGCGGCGGTCAGCTTCAGCGTGTGTGCCTGGCACGCGCGCTGGTGGTAGAACCGCAGCTGTTAATTCTCGATGAGGCGGTGTCCAACCTCGATCTGGTCTTGCAGGCTGAAGTCATTGGCCTACTCAAAAAATTGCAGCAACAGTTTGGTACTGCCTGTCTTTTTATCACCCACGATCTGCGACTGGTGGAGCGTTTTTGCCATCGCGTCATGGTCATGGAAGAAGGACAAATTGTTGAGACACAGACCGTGGGGGAAACCTTAACCTTTTCCTCTGAGGCGGGTCGAGTGTTACAAAACGCGGTACTTCCCGCTTATCCCGTGCGCCGTCGCGCCATCGCGTAA
- the nikD gene encoding nickel import ATP-binding protein NikD, which translates to MPQQIELQNIALKADRPLVNGVSLTLKRGRVLALVGGSGSGKSLTCAAALGILPAGVRQTSGALLADGEPVLPGHLRGGKIATIMQNPRSAFNPLHSMATHARETCLAQGKPADDATLIAALNAVGLEHPERVLKLYPFEMSGGMLQRMMIAMAVLCDAPYIVADEPTTDLDVVAQARILDLLESIMRNRSPGMLLVTHDMGVVARLADDVAVMDNGNIVEQGDVETLFNAPQHPVTRDLVAAHLALYGRELAS; encoded by the coding sequence ATGCCACAACAGATTGAATTGCAAAATATTGCCCTTAAGGCGGATCGGCCACTGGTCAACGGCGTTTCGCTAACGCTTAAGCGCGGACGGGTGCTGGCCCTGGTGGGGGGAAGCGGAAGCGGCAAGTCGCTCACCTGCGCGGCGGCGCTCGGCATTCTGCCCGCTGGGGTTCGACAGACCTCCGGCGCGCTGCTCGCTGATGGCGAACCGGTTTTACCGGGTCATCTACGCGGCGGGAAAATCGCGACCATTATGCAGAACCCACGCAGCGCGTTTAATCCGCTACACTCCATGGCGACTCATGCCCGGGAAACCTGTCTGGCGCAGGGGAAACCTGCCGATGACGCAACGCTTATCGCCGCGTTAAACGCCGTCGGACTGGAACATCCTGAGCGCGTGTTGAAGCTCTACCCGTTCGAAATGAGCGGCGGCATGTTGCAACGCATGATGATCGCGATGGCGGTCCTGTGTGATGCGCCGTATATCGTCGCCGATGAACCGACCACCGATCTGGACGTCGTCGCTCAGGCACGCATTCTCGACCTTCTGGAGAGCATTATGCGCAATCGCTCACCGGGAATGCTGCTGGTTACCCATGACATGGGCGTGGTGGCACGACTGGCAGACGACGTGGCGGTAATGGATAACGGCAACATCGTAGAACAGGGGGATGTGGAAACGCTGTTCAACGCACCGCAACACCCGGTGACCCGCGATCTCGTCGCTGCGCATCTTGCTCTGTACGGTAGGGAGTTAGCCTCATGA
- the nikC gene encoding nickel ABC transporter permease subunit NikC, which yields MNFFLSSRWSVRLAMVVIALLAVIALTSQWWLPYDPQVIDLPSRLLAPDSQHWLGTDHLGRDIFSRLLAATRVSLGSVFACLVLVLALGLLVGGSAGLLGGRVDQATMRVADMFMTFPTSILSFFMVGVLGTGLTNVIIAIALSHWAWYARMVRSLVISLRQREFVLASRLSGAGHVRVFIDHLAGAVIPSLLVLATLDIGHMMLHVAGMSFLGLGVTAPTAEWGVMINDARQYIWTQPLQMFWPGLALFITVMAFNMVGDALRDHLDPHLVTEHAH from the coding sequence GTGAACTTCTTTCTCTCTTCGCGCTGGTCGGTGCGACTGGCGATGGTCGTCATCGCCCTGCTGGCAGTGATTGCGCTGACCAGTCAGTGGTGGCTGCCGTACGATCCACAGGTGATTGATTTGCCGTCGCGCCTGCTGGCGCCTGATAGCCAGCACTGGCTGGGGACCGACCATCTGGGCCGTGACATTTTCTCCCGCCTGCTGGCAGCAACGCGGGTGTCGCTCGGTTCGGTGTTCGCTTGTCTGGTGCTGGTGCTGGCACTGGGACTGCTCGTCGGCGGCAGCGCCGGGCTGTTGGGCGGTCGTGTCGACCAGGCGACCATGCGCGTTGCCGACATGTTTATGACCTTCCCGACCTCAATTCTGTCGTTTTTTATGGTCGGCGTATTAGGCACCGGGTTAACCAACGTAATTATTGCCATCGCCCTGTCGCACTGGGCCTGGTACGCGCGAATGGTGCGCAGCCTGGTGATCTCCCTGCGCCAGCGTGAGTTTGTACTCGCCTCGCGGCTTTCCGGTGCGGGCCATGTTCGGGTATTTATTGACCATCTGGCCGGGGCGGTGATTCCTTCGCTGCTGGTGCTGGCGACGCTGGATATCGGCCATATGATGCTGCACGTCGCCGGGATGTCATTCCTCGGCCTCGGCGTGACTGCGCCAACCGCCGAATGGGGCGTAATGATTAACGACGCGCGTCAATACATCTGGACCCAGCCGCTGCAAATGTTCTGGCCAGGGCTGGCGCTGTTTATCACCGTGATGGCCTTCAACATGGTGGGTGACGCCCTTCGCGATCACCTTGATCCTCACCTGGTCACGGAGCACGCCCACTGA
- the nikB gene encoding nickel ABC transporter permease subunit NikB: MLRYVLRRILLLIPMIFAASVIIFLMLRLGTGDPALDYLRLSNLPPTPEMVASTRVMLGLDQPLVVQYGTWLWKALHLDFGVSFATQRPVLDDMLNFLPATLELAGVALVLILLTSVPLGIWAARHRDRLPDFVVRLIAFLGVSMPNFWLAFLLVMFFSVYLQWLPAMGYGDWQHIILPAVSIAFMSLAINARLLRASMLEVAGQRHVTWARLRGLNEKQTERRHILRNASLPVVTAVGMHIGELIGGTMIIENIFAWPGVGRYAVSAIFNRDYPVIQCFTLMMVVVFVVCNLIVDLLNAALDPRIRRHEGAHA, from the coding sequence ATGTTGCGTTACGTACTGCGGCGCATTCTGCTGCTCATCCCAATGATCTTCGCCGCTTCGGTGATTATCTTTTTGATGCTACGCCTCGGCACCGGCGACCCGGCGCTGGATTATCTGCGTCTGTCGAACCTGCCGCCGACGCCAGAAATGGTGGCCTCTACCCGCGTGATGCTGGGGCTGGACCAACCGCTTGTCGTGCAGTACGGCACCTGGCTGTGGAAAGCACTGCATCTGGATTTTGGCGTCTCGTTTGCCACCCAGCGCCCGGTGCTGGATGACATGCTGAACTTTCTCCCCGCGACGCTGGAACTGGCGGGCGTGGCGCTGGTGCTGATCCTTCTCACCTCCGTGCCTCTTGGCATCTGGGCGGCGCGTCACCGCGACCGTCTGCCAGACTTTGTCGTGCGCCTTATCGCCTTTCTCGGCGTGTCGATGCCCAACTTCTGGCTCGCTTTCCTGCTGGTGATGTTCTTCTCGGTGTATCTGCAATGGTTACCCGCGATGGGCTACGGCGACTGGCAGCACATCATTCTGCCTGCGGTGTCGATCGCCTTTATGTCGCTGGCGATTAACGCCCGTCTGCTGCGCGCCAGTATGCTGGAAGTCGCCGGGCAACGTCACGTCACCTGGGCACGTCTGCGCGGACTGAATGAGAAACAAACTGAGCGCCGTCATATTCTGCGTAACGCCTCGCTGCCGGTCGTCACGGCGGTGGGGATGCACATCGGCGAACTGATTGGCGGAACGATGATCATTGAGAATATCTTTGCCTGGCCTGGCGTCGGGCGCTACGCCGTGTCGGCGATTTTTAACCGCGACTACCCGGTGATCCAGTGCTTCACGTTGATGATGGTGGTGGTGTTTGTGGTGTGTAACCTGATCGTGGACCTGCTTAACGCTGCGCTGGACCCGCGTATTCGTCGTCATGAAGGAGCGCACGCGTGA